TTGACTGCGCATCGtgtgtaaaaaaaataaaacaaaacttgTCGTCTAAAGCATGATATGTACATTTCTATAGTTGTATAACATCTATAAATGAAACGttcaaaattaattatttctaaataCACAAGTCGTCCTTCTTTTTGGGATCACAAATTAAAAAGACAAGCGTGTATCACATATATAAATTAGGATAACGAGAGTAAAGACGTTATATGAAATTGATATTTAATCGTGTTTACACTTTCAGCGTATATATATTATCCTCGTGAATTGGTGCAGGCAAAGGATGTGAATACAGGAAAGCTTCCAATCTCAGAGTTTGAAGATCCATGGCTGAAAGGGAAACAAATAAATCACGAGGCATTGAAATCCATTTTGCAAATTGCACTACTTTGTGTGGCTGAAACAAGCAAAGAACGCCCAACAATAGAACAAGTTTCTGAGGAACTGAACAAGGCTTGGAGCCTCAGCAATATTGCTCGCCCTATTAATATTCCTCCTATGTAGAAGTTaatttaagttaattttcgatGAAAGGGTTATTAAACTTACgtgtttaaaattttaaagtgtCAGATTGGTTGCATACAAGAAAAACAAGGGTCAATAAGGCataagtttaatttttgaaagtATCTCTACAACATATTTAGGTTTATTGACCCTTTGGTGGCCAAGAAATTGTCTAATAAGACATGTTTATTGCTGCTTTTACATATTTATAATGTTGAATTATTGTGACACTAGTTTGATGAGAGGCATTTCTATTTCATTTAAGAAAACTCTATGGAATGAAATATACCTCCTATCTGGCTATATCTCAATAGGGAATTGCTTTCGGCCTCTACTATTTTTTTTTCCCCTTTAAATTGCTTGGCTTTTCAATGTTATAGGACAAAAACATTCCTCAAAAGTCAAAACGATATCAAATTCTGCTAAGTAATGAAATAGGAGTTATATTagcaaaacatgatgatagaGATCATCCCTACAAAAATAATTTAGGTGATCACGTAAAGGGAATGTACATCCGATTCAATTGAACCACAACCGAATAACACAATCATTCATATCAACAATCAAGATTCGTCAGAaacacaataaataaaataataaaaagataatcCATCCAACCCCGATTCAATCCGAActcttaaaattaaaataaatacggTTGCAATTTGCTAAATTTCAGTGATTTTTCTTATCGAATAAATTAAAAGGAATGGTATTTTTTTTCCCTTGTTGAAACAataatgccaaaaaaaaaaatctactttTCTTATAAAATGGTAATGTCGGGGTCTTATTTGGAACAAATTAAACCCTCTTGTCTCCAAGACTTTGATGAATTCCTAACAAAACTATACCTTCTTTACCCCTTCAAAGAGAAAAAGTAGTTGCAACATGCATTAATACGTGCTAGCTTTTGGTGTCTTAATTTATGTAAAGCAAAGCTTTTATGTCTGACAATCTATATTGCAAATTCTACGATTATAACATAGGAAGAGAACCAAAAGAGAATTGAAAGGCGAGGCAAGTTGAAATATATGCCCCTAATCATGAAACAAGTAGTAgattattacaagaaaaataacattAGTATGTGTTGTGTATGCTTGTACACGTACACAAACTCCGTTTCTATCTGCCTACTTTAACCTTTTTGTCTTTGTTGTTTGGATATACTCTTTTGtagaattttcgaaaatttaattGATAATATCGTATAATTTTCACCTTATCAAAGTAAAGTACAATAATTTCAAGCATATTATACAAAACCGATGATGCATAATCTAGCATTAGCACCACCCAAAACTCCAGTACATTCTTTCTTACGTTTTCAATGACATCCACACTTAATATCCAGCAAATTTTACTAAAATATCAAGGCACATAGATTGGTCTTTGGACTTTGAAAATgtcatttttttcatttatcaAATGCAATATACTATTGAAATATGCCTTATGCTTCAATGCATATAAGGTATATTGTTAAGCAGAAACAGCCACTCAAAGTTGCGATGGGCCGAGAATAACAAAGcaagaaaattaataaaataaagaatataatatcCTATTAATTCTTGGATTTTAATGAGGAATATATGCCTATATATGATCACCACAGTTTCTGGTCTCGGAAAAAATGGTTTGGTTATAATTTCTAAGGAATGGGTTATATATTATTAGCTATTTTCTTGATTATGTTAATGAAAAGCAGATGGTTGTAGTTAAGACACACTTGTTTTTCCAACTATGTGTTATTTTTGCTCTCACCTTTTTTGTTGCTGTTTCACTGGCTTCCCCAGAAGACCCAGGTATCTGCTTATGCTTCTAgcttttagggtgtgtttgggAGGAAATCAATTTTGATGTTTGAttgaattaaatatttttaaaaattaattttcttaagaACTCATTTCCATATTTTCctagtaaaaataagaaaaacatttTTCAATACTTTCTGATGGTTTCAACCGTCCCAACCCCAACATCCCGTCAATGCCCCCAAACCACCCTAAGCCCCTGTCACCCACCTCCCGGCTAAACCTACACCCCTACCGCTAGCACCTCCCACCAGCCACCCCACCACCATACCCCCTAGGCTCGGGTACCCCTACCCCCAACCCCCACTACGACCACCACCCCCACCTCGATCCCCTACAACCGCCCAACCACCCTGATCCTCGACCCCCACCCCGGACCCCCTACAACCGCCCAACCACCTTGACCCTCGACCCCACTCCAACCACCACCCCGATCCTTGATCCCCTACTACCGCCCAACCACCCCGACCCTCGACCCCTACTCTGACCGCCACCCCACCCCTGATCCCCTACCACagcccaacccccccccccccccccaaccaccaccaccacctcgACATCCCCCCACCACACCTATCACCCCATCCCATCGCCATTGCCCCCCACCACACCTATCACCCCATCCCATCGCCATTGCCCCCCACCACCAACCACTTGCCCAACCACACTGACCCCTCGATCCCACCCCCTCCCCCTCAACCTCTACCAATACACCCGCCCTCATGGTATTTGCCATATTATATATAAATGCTTTTAGGACTAATATATTTTCTATTTAATTTCCGAACACTAAAAAGTAAGTAGTAGAAATAAGTAAAAATACCATTTGATTtccggaaaaatattttccttcgtaccaaacacacccttacttccttttttaTTTCATACTTATAATAACAACTAAGCAGAGTTCCTTGCAATAAAGAACGGCTCCGTTAGTCCCCTTATATTATAGGATTAATTGGTGTCTTACAGGCTTACAGTTAAAGCATCATGATTATAGTGAAACACAAACAAAAgaggaaagaaacaaaataagATAAATTACATAAGTCATAAGGAAGCTTTAATAGTAGCATGTTATagagttcatatatatatagtttcatCTCTCCAGTTTGTGATGTAGGATGTTTGGATAAGAACTACTTTTTACTTTCTATATATGATCTATTGATCTATAATTCATTAAAAGGAAAGTTAAGATTTTGAGTCAATATAGAAACAAGACGACTCACATCCTAATTCTGTAGCAAATATAAAGGTAAAAGTACAATATGTTGCTTCATGTTGCAATTTGAGAAGTTCCAAATATCACCATTTTCTTTGGAGCTTCTCTGCTTTCCCTTTATCCCAATACTGACATATATACAATACTTATTTTCTTGCAAGTGTGTACACCCCAGGATCATCTCCAATGGCAAAAACGATCTTTTTATATATATGTCTAAAtagttttttaaagaaaatatcatATATACAAAAGGCTACAGACACCTCATAAAAATCAATTTGATACATAAAGTAAAACCTTAGAACCATTATAGTCCGACACACAAGCTCACTTTCAATTCTACTTGTGATAATATCACACTACCACATGCGGATCCTAAATTTTGAGTTTAACTTTGGATTTTAGAAAAGGCAGCTTACTGGGTTCTGAATTACTTTGCAGATTGTGGGCTCAACTTCACCTCATCTCCATACAAACCAAGTGGGGAATGCATTGCAGCTGATCAAGAAAACATCAATGAATGGGACAGTTTCCCTACCACAAGATGCTGCCAAAATGTCCTCAACTTCTTCTCACAGGCATTGGCCAAACAGGCAATTACTCAACAAGGAAACCTCTTCCTCAAGAAAGATCAATGGGAACATTGCTCTGGACCCTTTAAGCATCAGCCTTCTGTTTCGATCGAAAACTGTGGCTTTCGTTCCCTTTATCAAGGAAGCACCAAATGTTCTAGTCTATCTTTGACAAATGTTTTACAGGATGACAATTTTAAGGATGTCAGGGACAAGTGCACTGGTTTCGATTCCTCGTTCGATGATGCTTGCAGGAATTGTACTGGTGCCATCAAATCTGCAAGGGATCATTACTTGGATCAATTTTATGCCAGAGATAATGATACTGAGAGAGCCACTTGTGTTATGGCTGTTGTTATTTCAGTTGCTGCCACAAAATTAAATGATCCCTCTTCTATAGATGATTTCTTCTCCTGTTTGCCAGCATTAAACTCTTTAGGTAAGACcaggaaatgagattatttttttaaaattttgcttGATTACCAAGATAATAATATGTTGGCACTTGTGTAAATGGATAATCTTAATTTGGGATTAATTTCATGTAGTAACTTTACTGCTATAGTGAGTATAGCGACTTTATATATTGTTATAGTGGTAAAGTTCAGTTGCTTTAATGTGACAAAATATAGTTCTGTAAGTAGAAAAAGTTCACGGGTCATACATGGGGTTAGATTATCCTTATAGGACGAAGGAGTAATATGTGATATACTTTTTGATGGTTAATTTAAAGTCAAATTTTGAGGATAACTACTAGTTTTAGATTCAATGTTAACTACTAATTATCTTCTATGTTTGTCTTTCTTTGTACAGAAAAGTCAAATgaagattacatcaaaatcaagtgTAAGTATGAGTTTCACAATATTGTAGCATCGTTTTCATTAGGTTTATGGTAAATAAACATGCATGTACCATTCTAACTTATTGCACATCAAAAATTGCACTCTCATCACAGATTCTTTAGCAAAAGCATTGATTGCAATCGTTTTAGCAACCTTTGGGATGATAATGGTGATCATGCTAGTTAAGTATGTAACAAGAAACTCTAGGGCTGGGCGAAAGCTTGTTCTTTCAAAATCCAAGGAACTTGCTTCTTGCCCAGGTCTATATAGTTTCTCCAAAGCTGAGATTGAAAACGCGATAAATTTTGGGGACGAGAAGAAATTTCTGGGAAGAGGTAGTGCAGGGCAAGTGTTCAAAGGGATTCTACCAAGTGGACAAGTAGTTGCTATCAAGCAAATATATAGAAGTAATACCTCTGATTCTTTTACCAGAGAACTCGAGAATCTTTCCAGAGTCAGACATCCTAATCTTGTTTGCCTCTTTGGGTGTTGCATTGAGGATGGTGAACAATATTTAGTGTATGAGTTTTGCTCTGCTGGAAATCTAGCTCAACATCTTTTGAGTAAGTAGTTTTACTTTTCAAGATCAAGTAGCAATGTTACTAATGTGTGTTGGCTTTGATAAAAAAATTGTCAAATTTTAGGGAAAGACAAGGTCTTAACTTGGGAACAAAGGGTAAACATCTTGAGAGATTGTGCACTTGCACTGAGATATCTCCACAACTACATAGATGGCTACATTGTTCATAGAGATATTAAGGTTGTAATATAATTTCTCCTTTTCCTATTTCTTGTCTTTTGTTTTATTAACTATCAATACTTATTCTCTCCTCCACCCCTTTTTTTTATAGCTTACAAATATCCTGTTAACTGAGGATTTGCAACCAAAGCTATCAGATTTTGGGTTGGCAAGGATGTTGGGAATGGAGGAGAGCAAAGTGTTTACAGATGTTAGGGGAACAATAGGATATATGGATCCTGAATATATGAGTAACGCCAAGTtaacatgtgcaagtgacatttATAGCTTTGGTATTGTAACTTTACAGGTTCTTTCAGGGCAAAAAGTGATTGAACTTGATTTGGATGCCAGAGATCAATTAACAAGAAAGGTATGCGTTTTTTAACTGAGAAATACTATCAATTACTCTCAACCTTAATACCCTTGATAACATGATATGTTGAAATTGTCCTCCAAATTTTTGGTCATTTTCTCGTGCAATCAAATGATTTTTCGATAAGTACTGAAGGTCGATATATAAGCTCACCAGTTATAAATTCTTTTAACAATGATTGAACATGTGAGAACCTTTTTATGCTTGAGGGGTTGAAGTGATACTTTAGGTTCTATTTAACCGTTGAAAACCAATCAGCAATGTTTATACCAGAATTCATCTTGAACTGCTAAGAGCAATATATCCACAACATGACTGTGGTAAAAATATGGATGTTAATGATAAATGGTGTAGTCATACAAGATTAGATTAGATAAGAAAATATCACATCCAATATAAAGCTCACGAAAAGGACAAAATAGAGAAGACAGTCTGAAATAGTTTGGACATgtcctatatatatatttttttttagaagGTACCATGTTATATGTATTAAACACAAAACAATACATGGGTTGTACAGAAACCATATATACAACTGAGCAAAAAGAGTAAACCAGTCTACATGTCTAACAGGAACCTAATGTGTCTAAGATAGAAATAGTATCCTCTGGGTAGATCTTGTtgcaccaaaaacaaaaaagctTGATACAGTTAAATTTAATCTCTAGCAATGTATTGTTGTTGTTCTCGAAATATCTAGagttcctttctttccaaactgTCTACCAAATACTAGCAGGGACCATTCTCCATCTGTTTTTGTTGTCTGCCCCAGCTCCAGCTGTTTCCCAACTAAAGATAGCTTCAGTAATCTTTTCAGGCATTGTCCAAGCTATGCCTGAAAGATTAATGAAGATCTTCCATAACTGATCAGTTATCCTACAGTGCAAAAATAGGTGACCAACTGTTTCCACTTCATTTTCACAAAGAAAACATCTTGAGCATAGAGTCCACTTCCTCTTGTTTAAGTTTTCATGTGTGAGCACAACTTCCTTTGTCAGTAGCCATGAGAAACATGCAACCTTATATGGTATCTTGGTCTTCCAAATATGTTTCCAAGGCCAGTTGGTGACTTGAGATATTGGTTGGTTTATCATTTTATAGGTTGCATTGACACTGAATTTTCCACTGCTATGTCCCTACCATCTCAATGTGTCATCTCCATTCTGAATTCCTGTGAAGTTGTCCAGTTGTTTGTAGAACTCAATCATTCTATTTATCTCCTAATCATTCAAGTCTCTTCTGAGTATTAGTTCTCAACCTTGAGGTGACCATATTTCAGCTATAGATCTTTGTTGGTGATGAGCTAGACCATATGTGTCAGAGCATAAATCCTTCAGAGCTCCATTTCCCAGCCAATTGTCATTCCAGAATGATGTCTTGCTACCATTTAGCACTTTAATAGAGATTTGGCTTTTTAGAGCTGGTCATAATACCCGTATGGATCTCCAAAAACTAACTCCATAGGATGTGCTAACTGGTTTAGTCATCAAGTTGTCTTCTATTTTATATTTGGCTTTGATTACCTTGCTCTATAAACTTTGAGGGCCTTGAGAGTACCTTCATAACCATTTTAGTTTAAGGGTTTTGCTGTGATTCTTCAAGTTTCTAATTCCCAATCCACCTTGCGCTTTGCTGAGAGTTACCTCTTTTCACTTGACCAGGTAATAggcttttttttcctttttgcctTGCCACAAAAAATTCCTTCTTATGCTATCCAGCCTTTGAATGACTCCCGCAGGAATGGAAAAAAGGGACATCATATAGATTGGCAGAGTCTAATACCGAGTTAATCAGAGTGAGCCTACCTCCCATTGACAAATATTGACATTTCCATCTTGACAATTTTTTCTCACATTTCTCCAGTACATTGTTCCATATTGCAGTAGATTTTGACTTGGCCCCCAGTGGCATACCCAGATAAGTGGTAGGGATAGTCCCCATTTCTCCCTCCAGGATCAGTGCCAAATACTCCATGTTTATTACTTCATTGATCGGGAAGAGATGACTCTTTCTCCAATTAATGCGTAGCCCAGAAATTCCTTCAAAAAGAACCAGTATAATCCTTAAAACTCTTAGTTGTTCCACTTCTGTATCACATAAGATCAAGGTGTCATCAGCATATTGAAGATGTGTAATCTCCTGGTTGTTATGTTCATTCATGGCTACCTCAAATCCTTTGATCTACCCATTGATTTTAGCTTTCTTGATCATGTTGTTCAAACCTTCCATGGCTATTATGAAAAGTAAAGGTGACAAGGGATCACCCTGCCTGAGACCTCTCTCAGTAGGAAAGAATCCTTCTGGAGAACCATTAATAATGACTGAGAATTTGACAGTAGATATACAGAATTTCATCCATTTAATCCATTGCACTCCAAATCCCATTTGTTGTAGCATGTTTAGTAAAAAATTTCAATTTACATGGTCAAATGCTTTCTCAATATCTAGCTTGCAAAGGATACCAAGCTTTTTCTGTTTTTGTCTTGAGTCTATTGCTTCATTGGCTATTAGTATGTCATCCATTATTTGCCTTTCTTTTATGAATGCCATTTGTTGAGAATCTATCAATTTTTCAATCACCTTTTTCAGCCTCTCAGTCAGGACTTTTACAATAATCTTGTAAATGCTCCATATTAGGCTTATAGGCATGTAGTCCCTCAATTCCTTTGCACCATTCTTCTTGGGGATCAAGGCAATGTATGTTGTATTGAAACTCTTTTCAAATAAACCATGGGAGGGAAAATTGTGAAACACCTCCATGATGTCCTGTTTAAGCACGTCCCAACATTTAATAAAGAATACCATTGTAAAGCCATCAAGTCCTGGTGCCTTGTCCATAGCACACAATTTCAAACACCCAAAAACTTCTTGTTCATCGAATCTACTTTGTAGTAAATTTTTATCTTGCTCAGTTATTGTTGGACAACTCCTAAAATTGGTTGCAGGTCTCCATTCTTCAGTCTCAGTGTAGAGTATTTTGTAGAAACTTACtatctcatttttgattttttgtggaTCTGTGATTGATTCACCTTGGATCATTAAGTGGTCAATGTTGTTGCATCTTTTGTGAGCATTGGCAGTCTTATGGAAGAACTTTGTATTCACATTTCCTTCTTTGAGCCAAATGGCCCTGGACCTTTGCCTCCATGCCACTTCTTCATTCTTCAGAAGTTCTTCATACTTCAACAGTAGTGATGTCTTCTCCATCATTTCCCCCTCAGTTAGGCTTCTGATTTCTAGTACTCTATCCAGTACATCC
The sequence above is drawn from the Nicotiana tabacum cultivar K326 chromosome 13, ASM71507v2, whole genome shotgun sequence genome and encodes:
- the LOC107802570 gene encoding putative receptor-like protein kinase At1g11050 isoform X3, whose translation is MVVVKTHLFFQLCVIFALTFFVAVSLASPEDPDCGLNFTSSPYKPSGECIAADQENINEWDSFPTTRCCQNVLNFFSQALAKQAITQQGNLFLKKDQWEHCSGPFKHQPSVSIENCGFRSLYQGSTKCSSLSLTNVLQDDNFKDVRDKCTGFDSSFDDACRNCTGAIKSARDHYLDQFYARDNDTERATCVMAVVISVAATKLNDPSSIDDFFSCLPALNSLEKSNEDYIKIKYSLAKALIAIVLATFGMIMVIMLVKYVTRNSRAGRKLVLSKSKELASCPGLYSFSKAEIENAINFGDEKKFLGRGSAGQVFKGILPSGQVVAIKQIYRSNTSDSFTRELENLSRVRHPNLVCLFGCCIEDGEQYLVYEFCSAGNLAQHLLRKDKVLTWEQRVNILRDCALALRYLHNYIDGYIVHRDIKLTNILLTEDLQPKLSDFGLARMLGMEESKVFTDVRGTIGYMDPEYMSNAKLTCASDIYSFGIVTLQVLSGQKVIELDLDARDQLTRKVYDD
- the LOC107802570 gene encoding putative receptor-like protein kinase At1g11050 isoform X2, giving the protein MVVVKTHLFFQLCVIFALTFFVAVSLASPEDPDCGLNFTSSPYKPSGECIAADQENINEWDSFPTTRCCQNVLNFFSQALAKQAITQQGNLFLKKDQWEHCSGPFKHQPSVSIENCGFRSLYQGSTKCSSLSLTNVLQDDNFKDVRDKCTGFDSSFDDACRNCTGAIKSARDHYLDQFYARDNDTERATCVMAVVISVAATKLNDPSSIDDFFSCLPALNSLEKSNEDYIKIKYSLAKALIAIVLATFGMIMVIMLVKYVTRNSRAGRKLVLSKSKELASCPGLYSFSKAEIENAINFGDEKKFLGRGSAGQVFKGILPSGQVVAIKQIYRSNTSDSFTRELENLSRVRHPNLVCLFGCCIEDGEQYLVYEFCSAGNLAQHLLRKDKVLTWEQRVNILRDCALALRYLHNYIDGYIVHRDIKVLSGQKVIELDLDARDQLTRKAKDVSMAKRPLKDFEDPRLKGQLNSVDFESILQIAVLCVAKSSKGRPTIEVVFEEMDKVWKNTLSDKKAAEQSAIAAVRRSHSVGVIPV
- the LOC107802570 gene encoding cysteine-rich receptor-like protein kinase 42 isoform X1, which codes for MVVVKTHLFFQLCVIFALTFFVAVSLASPEDPDCGLNFTSSPYKPSGECIAADQENINEWDSFPTTRCCQNVLNFFSQALAKQAITQQGNLFLKKDQWEHCSGPFKHQPSVSIENCGFRSLYQGSTKCSSLSLTNVLQDDNFKDVRDKCTGFDSSFDDACRNCTGAIKSARDHYLDQFYARDNDTERATCVMAVVISVAATKLNDPSSIDDFFSCLPALNSLEKSNEDYIKIKYSLAKALIAIVLATFGMIMVIMLVKYVTRNSRAGRKLVLSKSKELASCPGLYSFSKAEIENAINFGDEKKFLGRGSAGQVFKGILPSGQVVAIKQIYRSNTSDSFTRELENLSRVRHPNLVCLFGCCIEDGEQYLVYEFCSAGNLAQHLLRKDKVLTWEQRVNILRDCALALRYLHNYIDGYIVHRDIKLTNILLTEDLQPKLSDFGLARMLGMEESKVFTDVRGTIGYMDPEYMSNAKLTCASDIYSFGIVTLQVLSGQKVIELDLDARDQLTRKAKDVSMAKRPLKDFEDPRLKGQLNSVDFESILQIAVLCVAKSSKGRPTIEVVFEEMDKVWKNTLSDKKAAEQSAIAAVRRSHSVGVIPV